The genomic region CGCAATATGGGTTACCCTCTTAACACAAGTTTCGATGATTTTGGAGTTGCATTGAATGACAGCGGTACTGCCGGAATTCTTTCGAGTAACAGGAATGCTAAAAATACAATGCAGGATAACCTGTATACATTTACGATCAACGATCTTCGTTTCTCATTAGAAGGAATTGCTGTAGACAAAACTACACAGGAGCCTGTAGCAGGTGTAACGGTTGAATTAACAAATACCATTACAAATAAAAAAGAAAGTGTTATAACCGGCCCTGACGGTAAATTCTATTTCAAATTAAATCCTGAAACATCTTATAATGTTGTGGGAACAAAAGACGGTTATTTCACAAACACAGAGCCTGTAACTACGATAGGCAAGATCAGAAGTGAAAACATGTTTGTTAAACTGAAACTCGAATTGGAGCGGATCATAGTTGACAAACCAATTGTTTTGAAAAACATCTATTATGACCTTGATAAATGGGATATACGTCCTGATGCTGCAATCGAATTGAATAACCTTGTTCAGATTATGGAAGAAAATCCTGCAATCAGTATTGAACTAGGCTCACATACAGATTCACGTGCCGATGATAAATACAATGCAACCCTTTCACAAAAACGTGCAGAGGCAGCTGTAAGCTATATTGTTTCCAAAGGTGTCAAACAGTCCAGAATAACAGCTAAAGGCTATGGAGAAACTCAATTGGTGAACCGTTGCGCAAATAATGTTGCTTGTTCAGAAGAAGAACATCAGGCCAACCGGAGAACTGAATTTAAAGTTGTATCAATTGCTAAATAAAAAAGCATTCAATGTGAAAAAGACCGGCCTGTCCGGTCTTTTTTTTTGCCCAAAAAGTGGTCTTTATCAGAGAGAAAAATGTTGAAAAGTGTGTTTAAATGATTAATCTAATGTGAGGCAGATAAGGCTTAAGTTTTATGAACTTTCCGACTTATTATAAATGGACAGTTCCGTCTTTTAACTCACACATTCATGATTCAAAAAACTACATTTTACAGACGCTTTATTTCCCGGTTGGTCGTTGTCGTTGTCGTCTTATTTACAACACTTTCTTCTTTTCAGGCTTCTGCTACACACTCATCCGGAGCCGATCTTCAATACACATGGGTAAGTGGCAACACTTTTAAAGTTACAGTCTCTTTTTACAGAGATTGTGAAGGTGTTGCTGCTCCTGCAACAATTACATTGAATGCTAAATCAACTTCGTGTTCAAGAAATCAAAATTACACTTTGAATCTGGAAGCCGGAACCGGGCAGGAAATTACTTTCCCTTGTCGAACTGTCGTTACAAAATGTACAAGTTCAGGCTCAGTAAATGCAGGCTATCAACGCTACGTTTACTCTAATAACGTAACACTCCCTCAGCAATGTACTGACTGGGTAATAAGCTTCTTTGTATGTTGCAGAAATTGCGCGATCACAACTTTGAATAATCCGTGTGCAGACAACATGTACATTGACGCAACTTTAAATAACGTATTGGCACCACACAATAACTCTGCTCAGTTTACTAATATTCCTGTTGCACTGATCTGTGTCAATCAAAGTTTCACTTATAACCATGGAGTTTTTGATCCGGATGGGGACTCTTTGGTTTATTCTTTCATCACTCCTAAAACATTTAATACTTCAACAAATACTATTGGATCTGTTACTTTTAATCCCGGATTCTCCAGCACCAGTCCGCTCACTTCAAGTCCGGCTGTCGCCCTGAATTCGTCGAATGGTGATATTACTATGTTCCCAACTGTTAATGGTGAAATCGGTGTGTGCGCAATCATAGTCAGAGAATATCGAAATGGTGTATTAATCGGTAGTGCAATTCGTGATATGCAATTCCTGACAAGAATCTGTAATCCGAATTTTCTTCCAACTTCTACCGGTATAAATGGTACAGGAAACTTTACTGCTACTGTATGTCCGGGTTCAACTATTAATTTCACTGTAAATTCAGGAGATCCAAATCCGGCGGATACAGTTGTAATGGAATGGAATAATTCTATTACAACCGCTACTTTTAATACTGTCGGAGCAAAATTACCGGTAGGTACTTTCAACTGGACTCCAACCTTAGCGGATGCGCGCGCACAACCTTATACCTTCATCGTAATTGTTCGTGATAATGCTTGTCCTTACGCCGGATCGCAGACTTATTCATTTGTAATAAATGTTCCTGTGATAACTGCATCAGTCTCCAGTCCGACTTTTTCCGGTTTTAATGTAGCTTGTAACGGTGCTGCAACCGGTGCAATTACAGCCACAGGTGGCGGAGGCACTGCACCATATACTTACTTATGGAATCCTTCCGGACAAACAACACAAACAGCAACAGGACTTGCAGCAAATACATATTCTGTGACTGTAACTGATGTAAGCGGATGTACGAATTCGGCATCGACTACACTTACTCAACCAGCTACAACTGTTTCGGCTTCAATTTCAGGATCAACAAATGTTACTTGCTTTGGTGCATCGAATGGAACAGCTACTGCCACTACTACAGGTGGTGTTTCTCCGTATACCTATTCATGGTCACCAAGCGGACAAACCACTGCAACAGCAACTGGGCTTGGACCTGTAAATTATACCGTAACAGCTACTGATCTGAATGGATGTACAAGTCAGCAATCTGTTCTGATCTCACAGCCAACTGCAGTTGGTGCAACAGTTTCGCAATTCGATAATGTTACTTGCCGTAACAACGCAAACGGGAGTATGACTATCGTTCCTTCAGGCGGTACCGGACCTTATACACATCATTGGTCAAACGGTGCAACTACTGCAGCTATCACAAACCTGGGACCAGGAAATTATACTGACACAATCCGTGATGCAAATAATTGTGTTTTTCTGATTAGCCAGATTATTACACAACCACCTGTCGTATTAGGAATTCCTGCATCATCAGTTGTGACTTCTAATGTAAATTGTTTTGGTGGTGCCGATGGAACAGCTTCTGTTAGTCCTACAGGTGGAACTTTGCCGTATGCTATTACATGGTCTAACGGTGATACCGGAACTGTTGCCGATTCATTGATCGCAGGAACTTATCAGGTGACAATCGTAGATGGAAATAACTGTTCTTTTGATTCGACAATTATTATTACTGCTCCAAGTGCATTAGCTTCTTCATTCGTGAATTATGCAACAACACCGGGCGGTACAGATATAGCTTGCTTCGGACAAACTACCGGACAAGCCAAAGTAACTGTTACCGGTGGTACTTTCCCTTATACTTATTCATGGTCGAATGGAGCAACAGTTGATTCAATCATAAATGTCGGAGCCGGAACTTATACAGTTACTGTAACCGATGATAATGGCTGTGTTCAGATCCTGACGGATACCATTACTCAACCTGCTGTTTTGGCAAACACACCAAACATCCGTAATGTCGCATGTAAGGGCGAGTCCAGCGGATTTATAATTGCAAACGTAGCAGGTGGATCACCGGCTTATTCTTATGCATGGACTCCAAACATTAGTACGAATGATAGTGCTTACTTAATTCCGGCAGGATTTTATTCATTGACTATAACAGATCTTAATGGTTGCACTCGAATCGATACGGTAACTATTACTGAACCTGATACGCTTGTACCTTTGATCCTGCCATCTACCTTCATTGGAGCCGTTAACCTTCGTTGCTTCGGCGATTCAAGCGGTTCAGCAACTGTCACAGTTTTTGGTGGGACACCACCTTTCACTTATGTATGGTCGACTGGAGATACTACTTTAAGCATTACTGATCTTGTTGCAGATAAAGTCACCGTACGGGTTGTGGATTCAAATGGTTGTTCAATTGAAAAAGATACAACTCTTACTCAACCACCGCCATTCCTGCATTTATCTGACATAGAAGACCCACTTTGTTTTGGCGATTCTTCCGGCTACATAAAAATTAATCTTTCAGGAAGTACACCACCTTATACTTATGCATGGAATACAGGGCAAACAACTGATTCCATCGGCGGTCTTACTTCAGGTTCTTTTTATGTGATAGTAGAAGATGTTAATAATTGTCAGGACAGTCTTAATTTTACAATGGCCAATCCTGATTCTATAATTGTTCCTGCAATTGTTTCAGATTATCAAGGGTATAATATCAGTTGTAATGGTGGTTCAAATGGAAGTATTGAAGTATTTCCATTCGGAGGTGATAATAACTTTACTTACACCTGGTCGAGTTCACAAACTACAGACAGTATCACCGGACTTACTGCAGGAAATTATGATCTCACAATTCTTGATGGTCGTGGTTGTAGAAAAGATACTTCTATCGTTTTGTCTGAACCGCTTCTGCTCAATTTAACTTTACTTCCTGACACATTCGTTGGTGGTACAAATGTGCGGTGTTTTGGTTATAACGATGGTGGAGTTCACTCCACAGTAATTGGTGGTGTTTCACCTTATCAATATTTATGGTCTAATGGTGATGTAGCAGATTCTGCAGTCGGATTATCGACAGGAACATATTTGCTGACTGTTACCGATAGCAATGGCTGTATCGTTCAGGATTCAGTAGATATCCTTGAACCGGATTCGATTGCACTCGCAGCTGTACTACCTGACTTCAATGGATTTGCTATTCCTTGTTTCGGTGATACATCCGCTTGTATCACTTTGAACATGATAGGAGGAAATTCTCCATTCACTTTTGTCTGGGATGGTGTCGACACTTTAACTGTACCTACCCGTTGCGATCTTGGTGCCGATACTTTGAACATTATGATACTCGACGGTAACGGATGTTCACTGGATACGTTCTTTATAATTTCTGGTCCGCCTCCGATTGGTTTCAATTCTGTCCTTTCAGGATTTGGCAGTTATAATATAAATTGTTTCGGCACAAATACTGGATCTATAGATGTTACGATGACAGGTGGAGTAGGTCCGTATGATTATATCTGGACTTCCAGCGATACAACAGAAGATCTTAATAATATAGGCGCCGGAAATTATCAGGTCAATGTAATGGACGCTAATGGTTGTGTTGATTCAGCTGCATTCACACTGACAGAGCCATTAGAATTGGATGCTACAGTTTCAAGTACGCCTACAACCTGCGGTCTGGATAATGGAACAGCAACAGCACTTCCGACGGGTGGAGTGTTGCCTTATACTTATTTATGGACAGGTTCACAAACTACTTCAACTGCGACTAATTTGCCGGCACAATTATACTTTATAACTGTGACTGATAGTTTAGGATGTACATTCAATGATGTTATCAGTGTAACTGCAAGTTCACAAGCTGTTGTCTCTATAAATTCATTCGTAAATAACACTTGCTTTGGTACCAGTGAAGGAACTGCAACAGCAACTTTAACAGGAGGTGTTGCGCCATTCGTTTATCTGTGGTCTAATGGTGATACTACTTTCACTGCCGATAGTCTGGCAGCCGGAAGTTATACTATCCAGGTAACTGATTCCAATAATTGTATTTCTACAGGTAACATTACGATCTCTGAACCAAATGCATTCAACTTTACATACGCTGTTAACAATGCATTTTGTAATGGTGCAAATAATGGTTCTGCAACTGTTACTGTAACCGGCGGAACAGGTTCTTATCAATTCAACTGGTCTAATGGTGATACCGGAATTTTTGCTGATAGTTTATCGGGTGGTTACGTAAGTGTGCAGGTAACGGATAGTGTCGGTTGTACTCTGATCGATTCTGTTAATATTGTTCAGGGAACCTCAATCAATTCTACAATCGCTGCTTCAAGTGATGTAACTTGTTTCGGAGGAAATAATGGTTCAGCCTCCGTGAATAGTGCAACAGGAGGGATTGGTCCTCTTACCTATACCTGGTCAAATGGAGATATCGGTTTATCAACGAACAATCTTATCGCAGGTGTTTATACGATGAACATAGTTGATGCTGTAAATTGTTCACTTGCATTGACTGTTACAATTAATGAACCACCACAATTGACTCTGAATCTTGCTGCAACAAATGTAACCTGCTTCGGTGACAATAATGGAATTGCTGATGCTCAGGTAGCCGGTGGTACTGGTACTTACTCATATGCGTGGACACCAAATATTTCATCAGATTCAATTCTTGTAAACCTTAGTCCGGGTACATACTCGGTTGTTATCACTGATCAGAATCTGTGTACAACAAATTCAACAGCTACAATCGTTGAACCGAATGAGATCGTTTCAGATGCGGGATTGAATATAAGTGATTGCGAAGAATCATTCATATTAAATGCATCTTTGAATTCACCTTATAATGGTCAATGGTCAGTTGTAACTGGAAGTGCGAATTTCTCTGATGTAACGTCACCAACAACAACAGTTTCGGGTCTAACATTAGGTAACAATGTTCTTTTATGGACGATAACTGATGGTTCATGTTTCGGTACTGATTCTTTAATAGTAAGAAGAAATACAGATGCAGAATGCGAACTTGATATCCCAACAGGAATTACTCCAAATGATGATGGAAAAAATGATCAGCTGGTAATTCATGGTATTGAAAGATATCCGGATAATGTCCTGACGATCTATAACCGTTGGGGAAATCTTGTTTATCAAAAAGAAAATTATGCTAACGAATGGGTTGGACAAAATAATTCAAATGAATTCCTTCCGGAAGGAACTTATTTCATAGTTCTGGTGATAAGGAATACAACTATTCAGATGACATCTTATATTGATCTGAGAAGACAATAGAGTAGGAGACAAAAAAAAGCCCGGTTCATTTGAACCGGGCTTTTTTGTATTTTAATGTTTTATCAGATCTTGATAATTGATCTTGTTACTTTTTTATTGTCGAATATCAGGTTGATAGTATACGATCCGCTTTCTCTGATCTTTTCATTTTTGTAAACATGTACATTTTTTCCCTTTGGAGCATCGAATGATTGGGTATCAAGAATTTTTCCGGATTCGTCACAGATCTGTATCCATACCTTTCCTGACTTTGGAAGAAAATAGGAAACATCAAATGATTTGTCAAATGGCAAAGGATTGATCTTTTCAATTGCAAGATTCACTTCGTTCTGCATTTTTATAGCAGCTAATGAATGCGAAATAAATTTTCCATTTATAAACGTCTGGCGAAGTCTGTAGTAGACAATTCCTGTTGTCGCTTTCGTTTTATCTGTATAAGTATATTCTTCAGTTTCTTTCATATCCGGATTAACAGGGACGCTTGCAACATTCATAAAATCAACTCCATTAATCGAACGTTCGATCGTGAATGACTTTATTTTATCATTGACAGAAGTTGACCAATGGATCTTTATCCCGCCATCTTTTTCTTCAAGCATAAAATTTAAAAGTGATTCAGCTAATGGTGCTGTATTTCCTGCAGTTCTCACAATGAGATTGTCGATGATAGCAATATCTTTTCCATCACCATTCATGCCTTTTGCAATTGTTACCTTTCCTGCATTCTTCCATGAAAGTGGTGTGTTTGGTGCATGCTGATTTGACCATACGATCACACTGTTAACAAAGATCTCGGCTTTTCCTTTAGCGGGATTATAAATGAACCTGTAAGTACGGAAGTTCATGTCGACAGGAATTTCGTATTCTGTTTTCGCCTTGAAGGATTCAATTCCGCCTCGCTTATTTTCCAGTCTGTATGCAATACTTATAAAACCATTTTCCATTCCAAAGTTAAACCCATTTTCTCTTGAAAAAAATGAACCACTTTTTTCATTTCTGCTGTAGTCAATACTTATGTCAATTCCTTCCTGATTCCATAATTCTGTTCCTTCAATTTCGAGATCAATGTCCTTTCCATTTGCTCCGGCAGATAAACCACCTGTTGATGAACGACCGCCTGACATTGAATGCGCATCTTTACTTACATTGATCGCATCAGGTCCTAATGTTGCTGCTGTAACCGGATCTTTCTCCCAGGTAAACTCCGTCAGTATATCTCCATTGCCAAGACTTGCTCCGCTTCCTTCACCTCCGGTTGCAGTAGCGCGTGTTTTACTGACATTGTTAACATTCAAGTATACCATTATTCCTGCTGTAATTGTAAGAACAAATGAAACACTCCCTGCTACAAGAAGTAATCTTGCTCTGAGCTTGTTCTTTTGTTTTTGGCGCTGTCTGTTTTTCATTTTATCGGATCTTGGATGTTAATTTTTAATCACCTTTTTCGTGATACGGTCATTGGCACTCTCAATTATTAAGATGTATGTTCCCGGCTCAAGTGCATCAAGATTTGTTATCTCAATTTTATTTTCACCGGAATCAGATTGATAGTCTTTCTGGAATTTTGTTTTTCCATCGCTGCTGATCAGTTGAATTGTTGTTTTCTGGCTCACTCCTGAACTTAAATTAATTCTCATTTCATTGCTAAATGGATTTGGAGAAACGGAGTTGATAGAAAGATTCTTTGAATTACTTTTCGGAGTTACTTTAGCAACCTTTGAATAGATAAAAGACCCGTCAGGAGCAATTTGTTTTAAACGATAATATGATTCTGTTCCTGTGTAGGAAATGTCATCGTAAGTATAATCTCTGATTTTATTATCAAATGAAGCCCTGATTTCATCAATCTGATTAAAGTTTATTCCATCAGCACTTCTTTCTACAATGAATTTATCAATTCCTTGTTCTGATTGAATATGCCAGTCAACCGAAACCATATCGTCAACTAATTTTGCATTTAATTGAATTGACGCTACTTCTACTGATGCAATCGTCCAGTCTTGATAGAGTACGGAATTTTCTATAGCAATTGTTCCTGTGGATTGTTTTGAACCCGTTGCAGTGGCAGTTGTAATATTCCAGCCACTACCTGTCCATTGTATAATATTCAATGGGCCCACTGCCATTCCTGATTCCAGAGTATTTTCTGTACCCAGATATGTAAGTGTGATGTTAGCCTTGATTCCGGTACCGGTAAATGACCACCAGCGATCAACAACATGTTCAGAAGCGAACGGAGGTCCTCCCGGAAATGTCATATCCAGAGCAGGGTAGGGAGTGTTGGGCGAATTTGTCGACCGGGTACTAACCGTGATCGTTTTTCCTAATCCGGTAGTGACAGTGAATTGCACCGGAATATATTTATTTTCTGAAACCCCAAATGGAATTTCATGACTTCCCGATGTCAGATTTTGCCAGCAAACCTGGCTGTTATTAATTGGAGTCGTGCCTTCACTGATGATATAACCTTTTGTTCTCCTGATTGCCGTAGGCAGACCATTTTCAATCGTAATCGTTTTTGCATTTAATTTTAATGCTCCTGACTGAAGATCCAGTTTAGTTCTGACTATTACATTATCTCCTGAAAGACTTGCTTTTGTATTTGTTCCTTGCAAATTGATTTTCAAAATTCCATATTTCGAACTTTCATTGCTGCTTACAATTGCTAATCCTGTAACAGAAATATTTTCAGATCCTGTGTATTCAATAATGCTATATGGATGTAATTCGTAACTTAAATTTCCTGTAACATCAATAGCAGCTCTGTTTGATTGATCACAGAAACCAGTAGGATTAGTTGTTGATATTGTTCCACCGGAATCGACATTCAGTTTGGAAAATCCATATTGTTGATTCGAGATTATTTGTCCTTTATTCAGAGC from Bacteroidota bacterium harbors:
- a CDS encoding gliding motility-associated C-terminal domain-containing protein, which gives rise to MIQKTTFYRRFISRLVVVVVVLFTTLSSFQASATHSSGADLQYTWVSGNTFKVTVSFYRDCEGVAAPATITLNAKSTSCSRNQNYTLNLEAGTGQEITFPCRTVVTKCTSSGSVNAGYQRYVYSNNVTLPQQCTDWVISFFVCCRNCAITTLNNPCADNMYIDATLNNVLAPHNNSAQFTNIPVALICVNQSFTYNHGVFDPDGDSLVYSFITPKTFNTSTNTIGSVTFNPGFSSTSPLTSSPAVALNSSNGDITMFPTVNGEIGVCAIIVREYRNGVLIGSAIRDMQFLTRICNPNFLPTSTGINGTGNFTATVCPGSTINFTVNSGDPNPADTVVMEWNNSITTATFNTVGAKLPVGTFNWTPTLADARAQPYTFIVIVRDNACPYAGSQTYSFVINVPVITASVSSPTFSGFNVACNGAATGAITATGGGGTAPYTYLWNPSGQTTQTATGLAANTYSVTVTDVSGCTNSASTTLTQPATTVSASISGSTNVTCFGASNGTATATTTGGVSPYTYSWSPSGQTTATATGLGPVNYTVTATDLNGCTSQQSVLISQPTAVGATVSQFDNVTCRNNANGSMTIVPSGGTGPYTHHWSNGATTAAITNLGPGNYTDTIRDANNCVFLISQIITQPPVVLGIPASSVVTSNVNCFGGADGTASVSPTGGTLPYAITWSNGDTGTVADSLIAGTYQVTIVDGNNCSFDSTIIITAPSALASSFVNYATTPGGTDIACFGQTTGQAKVTVTGGTFPYTYSWSNGATVDSIINVGAGTYTVTVTDDNGCVQILTDTITQPAVLANTPNIRNVACKGESSGFIIANVAGGSPAYSYAWTPNISTNDSAYLIPAGFYSLTITDLNGCTRIDTVTITEPDTLVPLILPSTFIGAVNLRCFGDSSGSATVTVFGGTPPFTYVWSTGDTTLSITDLVADKVTVRVVDSNGCSIEKDTTLTQPPPFLHLSDIEDPLCFGDSSGYIKINLSGSTPPYTYAWNTGQTTDSIGGLTSGSFYVIVEDVNNCQDSLNFTMANPDSIIVPAIVSDYQGYNISCNGGSNGSIEVFPFGGDNNFTYTWSSSQTTDSITGLTAGNYDLTILDGRGCRKDTSIVLSEPLLLNLTLLPDTFVGGTNVRCFGYNDGGVHSTVIGGVSPYQYLWSNGDVADSAVGLSTGTYLLTVTDSNGCIVQDSVDILEPDSIALAAVLPDFNGFAIPCFGDTSACITLNMIGGNSPFTFVWDGVDTLTVPTRCDLGADTLNIMILDGNGCSLDTFFIISGPPPIGFNSVLSGFGSYNINCFGTNTGSIDVTMTGGVGPYDYIWTSSDTTEDLNNIGAGNYQVNVMDANGCVDSAAFTLTEPLELDATVSSTPTTCGLDNGTATALPTGGVLPYTYLWTGSQTTSTATNLPAQLYFITVTDSLGCTFNDVISVTASSQAVVSINSFVNNTCFGTSEGTATATLTGGVAPFVYLWSNGDTTFTADSLAAGSYTIQVTDSNNCISTGNITISEPNAFNFTYAVNNAFCNGANNGSATVTVTGGTGSYQFNWSNGDTGIFADSLSGGYVSVQVTDSVGCTLIDSVNIVQGTSINSTIAASSDVTCFGGNNGSASVNSATGGIGPLTYTWSNGDIGLSTNNLIAGVYTMNIVDAVNCSLALTVTINEPPQLTLNLAATNVTCFGDNNGIADAQVAGGTGTYSYAWTPNISSDSILVNLSPGTYSVVITDQNLCTTNSTATIVEPNEIVSDAGLNISDCEESFILNASLNSPYNGQWSVVTGSANFSDVTSPTTTVSGLTLGNNVLLWTITDGSCFGTDSLIVRRNTDAECELDIPTGITPNDDGKNDQLVIHGIERYPDNVLTIYNRWGNLVYQKENYANEWVGQNNSNEFLPEGTYFIVLVIRNTTIQMTSYIDLRRQ